The Paenarthrobacter aurescens region CGAACCGCCGCAACCATTGGCTGGACTGGCGTTCCTTCCGTGCATTCGCCCTCTGCCACCAGTCGGCAATGTCTCCCCACCCTGGTGCAGCCAAGGAGCCACCCACTTCCTGGACCGCCAGGGAAGCGCAAAGGTTGGCGAACCGGAGCCGGTCCCCCAACCTCCACCCTGCCAGGGAACCCACAATGAACGCCGCCCCAAAGCAGTCCCCGGCCCCGGTGGGATCGGCTGCTGATACAGGCAGTGACGGCACCCATTCCTCTTCCCCGGTTTCGGAGTCCACTGCCACCGCGCCTTGAGGCCCAAGGGTCACCACGGCCACGGGGACGCGGTCAGCCAGCGAATACAGGGCTGCCCATGGATCGGCTTTGCCGGTGAACGCCATCGCTTCAGGAGCGTTGGGCAGGAAAGCGTAGAAGTTGGCCAGCTGATCCAGGCGCCGCTGGGACCACTCCCCCGTAGGGTCCCAGCCCACCACGCCGAAGAGTTTGGTGCCTGCATCCTTAGCTGCGAGCATCCACGGTTCGAGTTCCTCACCCAGATCGGCGACGGCGGCGAGCGCCTTGGGTGGTTTCCCGATCAGTTCCGAGGAACTGATGGGGGCCGGGTGTCCGTGAGTGACCATGGAACGGTCCTGGTTCACGCACATGGACACCGTCACCGGTGAGTGCCAACCGGGAACGCGTTGGGAAAGCGAGAGGTCAACGTGTTCCTGGCTCTCCAGGATCTGCCAGTTGTAATCCCCGTAACCGTCATCGCCGAACGTTGCTGCGAGGTTTGTTCGCAGGCCCAGCCGTGCGGCGGCAATGGCCTGGTTGGCTACGCCGCCAGGGCAGCTGCCCATGCCTTCGCTCCACACCTCCGTGCCGGGCTCCGGGGCGTGCGGCAGTCCGGTGAAAATGATGTCCTGGAAAACCGTTCCGGTCAGGAGGAGGTCGCACTGGTGGTTCCCGTCCGACCTCACTGCAGCCAGGGGATCGTATCGTCGCTGGGGAATACCGTCCATGCACGGCAGACTACGCTGCACGTACTGGGCTGCATAGACTCTGAGCATGCGGCTCATGATCGCCGGTGGCGGCGGATTCCGGGTTCCCCTCGTGTACAGGGCCTTGTGCGAGGGGCCTTTTGCGGGTTTGGTGGATGA contains the following coding sequences:
- a CDS encoding carbohydrate kinase family protein yields the protein MDGIPQRRYDPLAAVRSDGNHQCDLLLTGTVFQDIIFTGLPHAPEPGTEVWSEGMGSCPGGVANQAIAAARLGLRTNLAATFGDDGYGDYNWQILESQEHVDLSLSQRVPGWHSPVTVSMCVNQDRSMVTHGHPAPISSSELIGKPPKALAAVADLGEELEPWMLAAKDAGTKLFGVVGWDPTGEWSQRRLDQLANFYAFLPNAPEAMAFTGKADPWAALYSLADRVPVAVVTLGPQGAVAVDSETGEEEWVPSLPVSAADPTGAGDCFGAAFIVGSLAGWRLGDRLRFANLCASLAVQEVGGSLAAPGWGDIADWWQRANARKERQSSQWLRRFAFLEPIVKDIPAEAQRRARATIAHLSDAQ